The Chryseobacterium sp. LJ668 genome segment GCAGTAGTGCTTTAGAATAAATTCACCGAAAAAATCTTTTTTATCAGGTTTGGGAGTTTCTTTAAAGCTCATGGAAGCTTGATGGCTAAGCTCGAGCATTTTTAGATTTCTCATTTTGCATGCCCATGCTGTCAGAGGTTCATAGTCGTTGATAATTAAATCATACTGATTCAACTTGATTTGCTGTATTTTTTTGACTGCTTCGAAGAAGTTATTCTCAAAGAGAATTTTTTTATAGGATATTCCGCCTGTTTTATTATACAAAAGTGAAACTCCGCGGTGACTGAAATCAATAGGAAAATCGGCCTTTAGCTGTGATTGATGACCGCTGATCAATGTATCTACAAATGCATATTTTTTTAAAAGCGGAATGATCTCCTGAGCTCGCGCTACATGGCCATTTCCGGTTCCCTGAAAAGCATACAATACTTTCATCTCCAGTTTTTCAAATTATGTAAATTGGGTAACTATTTTTAAAAGGTCAGAATTATTCATGTCCTGAATTTCTTCCGATTCGTCATCTTTCAACAAATGTTGATGCTCTTCGTAATGGAAGATATTCCATTCGTTGCAGTTATATTCTAAAGCGGAAAGATTTTCTATCCAGTCACCGGAATTTAGATAAGTGCATGAGCCTTTTTTAGTAACTACCTCTCGAATTTGTGGCTGATGAATGTGTCCGCAGATTACAAAGTCATACCCATTATCAATCGCTAGCTCGGAAGCTGTCAATTCAAAATCACCAATATATTTAACTGCTTTTTTGACGTTGTTTTTGATTTTTTTAGAAAATGAATATTTTTCTTTACCCATCTTATCCAAAATCCAATTGACCAAATTATTAATAACTATTAAAAGATCGTAGCCTTTTCCTCCTAATTTTGCAATCCATTTCGAATGTTGCACAGACGCGTCAAAAACATCACCGTGGAAAATCCAGGTTTTCTTTTCGTTTAAATTTAGGCAAAGTTTATTGATGACTTTTAGTTTACCTAATTCAAAATCGGTAAATTTTCTGAACATTTCATCATGATTGCCTGTGATGTAGTATACATCTGTAGATTTTGTGGCAAATGAAATAATTTTTTTGATCACTTTGAGATGAGTCTTAGGGAAGTAAGACTTTTTAAACTGCCAGATATCAATAATATCACCATTCAAGACCAATGTTTTTGGTTGAATAGAATTGAGATACCTCAACAATTCTTTAGCCTTACATCCGTAAGTTCCCAAATGTACATCCGAAATGACAACCAATTCAACGTTTCTTTTCATTTGCAGATTTTATTTTATCATGCATTGCCTTTTAGCAATTTTAATAAAATGATTTATGCAAAGAAACTACTTGAAAATGAATTGTATATGAATGCTATATTATATTTTATAGAGAATCTAAAAGTTCATCTGTAATTTCCATGTTATGATAAACATTTTGTACATCATCATCTTCCTCAAAACGGTCAAGCATTTTCATATTTGCCTTAAACTGCTCTTCTGTAACTTCTTTAGTAATATTGGCAATTCTCTGAAGTTCTGCACTTTTGACTTCAATTTTGAGCTCATCTAATTTGTGAGATAGTGAACCAAAATCTTCAAAAGCAGTGGTAATCATTACTTCTTCTTCATCTTTTTCTACATCTTCTGCTCCACCATCGATCATTTCCATTTCAAAATCGTCCCAATCCATCTTGATTTGTGATTTATCAATGCTAAAAATTCCTTTTCTGTCAAAAATAAAAGCCAATTCACCATTCTTTCCCAAGTTACCGTCAAATTTATTAAAGGTCGCTCTAACGTTGGCTACAGTTCTGGTTGTATTGTTGGTCGTACATTCAACAAAAAAAGCAACACCGCCTTGTCCGTAACCTTCATAGTTGATCTCTTCATAGTTTTCCGCATCTGCTCCACTTGCCTTTTTGATGGCTCTTTCTACGTTATCTTTAGGCATATTTGCACCCTTTGCATTCTGAATGCATCTGCGTAATGCCGGATTTGCTTCAGGATCAGGACCGCCGGCTTTTACTGCTAATGCGATGTCTTTACCGATTTTAGAAAAAGTTTTGGCCATTTTATCCCAACGTGCCATTTTCGAAGCTTTTCTATATTCAAACGCTCTTCCCATTTTATATTTTAAATTTCAACAAAATTACTTAAAATCAACAATAAAAAAAATACCCCCGGAAAATCCGGAGGTATTTATTATGTAGAAAAATTAATTATTTTTTCTTTTTAACTACTTTTTTCTTAGCTGGAGCTTTTTTCACTGGAGCGTCTTCGTAATCTCTTTTAGAGATCGCATTCCATTGAGCAGCGTCTTCAATAGCTTTAACAACTACTTTTCTATCAGCTTGTCTTTCAGCATCAGAAGCTTTTTCAGAAACTTTAGCTTTAGCTTCACCAACACCAATTGATTTTAATGCATTAGCATCTACACCTCTTGCATCTAAAGCAGCAACTACCGCAGCAGCTCTTTCTCTAGATAATTTTAAGTTGTATGCTTCAGAACCTTTAGCATCAGTTTGACCTTCTAACAAATAGTTACCTCCATCTTTCTTGATGATATCAGCAGCTTTGTCTAAAGCAGGAGTAGATTCAGCTTTAATTGTCGCTTTGTTGAAATCAAAATAAACACTTTTAACTTGCTCATCAATTTCCTTTTCTGTAACAATTCTTGGTTTAGGACATCCGTTGTATTCTGGAAGACCTGGAACAGTAGGACAAGCATCATCTTTATCTAAGATACCGTCACCGTCTGTATCTGGCCAAGGACAACCATTGTTTTCTGCAGGACCTGCAACTGTAGGACAAGCATCATCTTTATCGATTACACCGTCACCGTCTGTATCTGGCCAAGGACAACCGTTGTTTTCAACCGGACCAGCAACTTCTGGACATTGATCGTCTTTATCTGGAACTCCATCTCCATCAGTATCAGGACATCCCTGGAATTCTGGTAAACCTGGTGTATCTGGACACAAATCGTCTTTATCTAAAATACCATCCTTATCTCTATCTCTGTTTCCAAATCTAAAGTTTAAAGATGCAGAAGCTTGCCAGAAGTTTGCAACTGTAGACTTATCTCCAGGAGTGGTAACATAATCACCTTGGATACCAAGACCGAAGTTCTTAGTCAACCAGAAGTTAGCACCAGCACCAGCAGCAACTGCAAAGAAATTTGCTTTACCGTTTTCGTTACCGTTTTCACCGTTAGAAACACTTTCTCCTCTCCAGTCTGTTCTTGGGAAAGTAAGAGCAGTATAATCATGTCTCAAGTAGTTAGCACCAACTCTTAAATAAGGGTCAAACCAAGATTCTTCATTCCAAATAAGACCAGCTGCCTTAGCTTGGAAACCAAGACCTGTCATTAACATGAATTCTTTACCCATGTTGAATCTTTGATTTTCAACATTCCCAACAGTAGTCTGCCAGTCAATTACCAAACCTTTACCGATGTTTCTTGCAACAGTAAGTTTAGATAATGGTGGAGTGATTGAGAAATTGTTCACGTTGAACATTGTCTTTGTCAAATTTGTAGCAGAAAACGTGTTACTAAAGTTACCCGCCTGTGCTTTATGGTTTTCCGCGTGAGCACCAACCCCGATTAACCACGGATTGTTGGTAGTCTGAGCGAAAACAGTAGAGGCCACAGTAAGCGCCAATGCTGAAATTCCTAATTTTAGATTTTTCATAGAATTAAATGATTAAATAATTGATATTGCAAAATAAATATAATTTTTCTTTATAAACAAAGTTTTCAGGATGATTTTTAACTTTTCTTTAATATTCTATCGAGGTCACGTTTATTTTCTCTATCTTTAATGGTCTCTCGTTTATCAAAAAGTTTTTTACCTCTTCCCAATGCAATCAATACTTTGGCTTTACCTTTATCATTTATGTACAGTTTAAGAGGTATGATGGTATTACCTGCATCTTTCAACTTTTTTTCGAATTTTAACAATTCTCTTTTGTGCAACAGCAACTTTCGTTCCCTTTTTGTTTTATGATTATAAAAAGTGCCCAGTTTATATTCATCAATCATCATATTAATGATGTACAATTCTCCGTCGATGAACTGACAGAAGGCTTCTGAGATAGATGCCTTAGAAGAGCGTAAAGATTTTATTTCGGTTCCGGTAAGCACCATTCCGGCTTCCACTTCCTCTATAAACTCATACTCGAAACGTGCTCTTCTATTTAATATGTTAACAGTTTTTTCAATCTTCATTTCCTAGAATTTCATTCATGTAATATACAAAAATACACCACATTAAAAACTTGAGTATTACATTATTATAATTACCCGAATTCTTTTCGTAATTTTGCGCCAAATTTACAAAACAATATGTTAACAGTATCTAACTTATCTTTACAATTTGGGAAGAGAGTTCTTTTTGACGAGGTAAACATCATGTTTACAAAAGGAAATTGCTACGGAATCATCGGAGCAAATGGTGCAGGAAAGTCTACATTCCTTAAAATATTAACAGGAAAGCAGGATCCAACTACCGGACAGGTGTCCCTAGAACCAGGGAAAAGAATGTCTGTTTTGGAGCAGGATCACTTTGCATATGATCAATTCACAGTGCTTGAAGCTGTTTTGAGAGGAAACAAAAAATTATTTGAGATAAAAGAAGAGATGGACGCTTTGTATGCTAAAGAAGATTTCTCTGATGCTGATGGAATAAAAGCTGGCGAACTGGGCGTAGTATATGACGAAATGGGTGGCTGGAACTCGGAATCTGACGCACAAACCATGCTTTCTAATGTAGGCATTAAAGATAGTATGCACTGGCAGATGATGAGCGAACTTGAGAATCAGGACAAAGTAAAAGTACTTTTGGCTCAGGCTCTATTCGGAAATCCAGATGTACTGATCTTGGATGAGCCTACGAATGACCTTGATATTGATACCATCGCGTGGTTAGAAGATTTCCTGGCTGATTATGAAAACACTGTAATAGTTGTATCTCACGACCGTCACTTCTTGGACACCGTTTGTACGCACATTGGTGATTTAGATTATGCTAAATTAAACCTTTATACTGGTAACTACTCTTTCTGGTACCAGGCTTCTCAGCTGGCAACAAGACAAAGAGCTCAGGCTAATAAAAAAGCTGAAGAGAAGAAGAAAGAACTTCAGGATTTCATAGCGAGATTCAGCTCAAACGTTGCT includes the following:
- a CDS encoding UDP-2,3-diacylglucosamine diphosphatase — protein: MKRNVELVVISDVHLGTYGCKAKELLRYLNSIQPKTLVLNGDIIDIWQFKKSYFPKTHLKVIKKIISFATKSTDVYYITGNHDEMFRKFTDFELGKLKVINKLCLNLNEKKTWIFHGDVFDASVQHSKWIAKLGGKGYDLLIVINNLVNWILDKMGKEKYSFSKKIKNNVKKAVKYIGDFELTASELAIDNGYDFVICGHIHQPQIREVVTKKGSCTYLNSGDWIENLSALEYNCNEWNIFHYEEHQHLLKDDESEEIQDMNNSDLLKIVTQFT
- a CDS encoding YebC/PmpR family DNA-binding transcriptional regulator, encoding MGRAFEYRKASKMARWDKMAKTFSKIGKDIALAVKAGGPDPEANPALRRCIQNAKGANMPKDNVERAIKKASGADAENYEEINYEGYGQGGVAFFVECTTNNTTRTVANVRATFNKFDGNLGKNGELAFIFDRKGIFSIDKSQIKMDWDDFEMEMIDGGAEDVEKDEEEVMITTAFEDFGSLSHKLDELKIEVKSAELQRIANITKEVTEEQFKANMKMLDRFEEDDDVQNVYHNMEITDELLDSL
- a CDS encoding OmpA family protein translates to MKNLKLGISALALTVASTVFAQTTNNPWLIGVGAHAENHKAQAGNFSNTFSATNLTKTMFNVNNFSITPPLSKLTVARNIGKGLVIDWQTTVGNVENQRFNMGKEFMLMTGLGFQAKAAGLIWNEESWFDPYLRVGANYLRHDYTALTFPRTDWRGESVSNGENGNENGKANFFAVAAGAGANFWLTKNFGLGIQGDYVTTPGDKSTVANFWQASASLNFRFGNRDRDKDGILDKDDLCPDTPGLPEFQGCPDTDGDGVPDKDDQCPEVAGPVENNGCPWPDTDGDGVIDKDDACPTVAGPAENNGCPWPDTDGDGILDKDDACPTVPGLPEYNGCPKPRIVTEKEIDEQVKSVYFDFNKATIKAESTPALDKAADIIKKDGGNYLLEGQTDAKGSEAYNLKLSRERAAAVVAALDARGVDANALKSIGVGEAKAKVSEKASDAERQADRKVVVKAIEDAAQWNAISKRDYEDAPVKKAPAKKKVVKKKK
- the smpB gene encoding SsrA-binding protein SmpB; this encodes MKIEKTVNILNRRARFEYEFIEEVEAGMVLTGTEIKSLRSSKASISEAFCQFIDGELYIINMMIDEYKLGTFYNHKTKRERKLLLHKRELLKFEKKLKDAGNTIIPLKLYINDKGKAKVLIALGRGKKLFDKRETIKDRENKRDLDRILKKS
- a CDS encoding ABC-F family ATP-binding cassette domain-containing protein, with the protein product MLTVSNLSLQFGKRVLFDEVNIMFTKGNCYGIIGANGAGKSTFLKILTGKQDPTTGQVSLEPGKRMSVLEQDHFAYDQFTVLEAVLRGNKKLFEIKEEMDALYAKEDFSDADGIKAGELGVVYDEMGGWNSESDAQTMLSNVGIKDSMHWQMMSELENQDKVKVLLAQALFGNPDVLILDEPTNDLDIDTIAWLEDFLADYENTVIVVSHDRHFLDTVCTHIGDLDYAKLNLYTGNYSFWYQASQLATRQRAQANKKAEEKKKELQDFIARFSSNVAKAKQATARKKMIDKLNIDDIKPSSRRYPAIIFEMEREVGDQILDIKGLEKTKDGELLFSNIDLNLKKGDKVAVISKNSLAITEFFEILAGNAQADKGNVAWGVTTNQSHMPLDNTSFFQEDINLVDWLRQFTKNDEERHEEFMRGFLGRMLFSGDEALKSCKVLSGGEKMRCMFSRMMLQKANVLLLDEPTNHLDLESITTLNNSLSNFKGNLLLSSHDHEMLQTVCNRIVELTPKGIIDRETTYDEYLADKKIKELREKMYS